In one window of Nitrospiraceae bacterium DNA:
- a CDS encoding metal-binding protein SmbP has translation MQTATWRGIMMAGVMLALVGAPMVGSVAFAANKHQAEAVEHAKEAVAHGKQGHADALVKHAEAALKHAEAAMAETKNPHVGEAIKGLKDGVEHGKAGHADVATKAVENALPHLSEGM, from the coding sequence ATGCAGACTGCTACGTGGCGAGGAATCATGATGGCCGGCGTCATGCTGGCCTTGGTGGGCGCGCCGATGGTGGGGAGCGTGGCCTTCGCAGCAAACAAGCACCAGGCTGAGGCGGTCGAGCACGCGAAGGAAGCGGTGGCCCACGGGAAGCAGGGGCACGCCGATGCGTTGGTGAAGCATGCCGAAGCGGCATTGAAGCATGCCGAGGCGGCGATGGCGGAAACCAAGAACCCTCATGTGGGTGAGGCCATCAAGGGCTTGAAGGACGGCGTGGAGCACGGCAAGGCCGGGCACGCGGATGTCGCGACCAAGGCGGTCGAGAACGCCCTTCCTCATTTGTCCGAAGGGATGTGA
- a CDS encoding sulfurtransferase, which produces MRHPLLIDAESLQQSLGRPGLVIIDVRGRAAYEFGGHIPGAVHTTWHEYSDPNAVAKGLLDPDMGRIEKKLQALGINADSDVVIYSNPFDNWGDEGRMFWMLEYFGHKKLRILDGGWVKWVNERRPFEHGAVRPAPGTFTIAPAASTIVAKDELKKIVRQPHPNTTIVDARSLEEYFGKEISGIPRPGHIPGAVSVAWNGFLNPDATVKDLPQIAAQLDQKGVSPKNEVICYCTGGVRSAWLYFILRLAGYEHVRNYPGSWWEWSRDFGCPAEKDLIALQKLLGMEMGSMPKSARPS; this is translated from the coding sequence ATGAGACATCCGTTGCTCATTGATGCCGAATCGTTGCAACAAAGTTTGGGCCGCCCGGGGCTGGTCATCATCGACGTGCGGGGACGGGCGGCGTATGAATTTGGCGGGCACATCCCCGGTGCCGTCCACACGACGTGGCACGAGTATAGCGATCCCAACGCGGTCGCCAAGGGGCTGCTCGACCCGGACATGGGACGGATCGAGAAGAAACTGCAAGCGCTGGGCATCAATGCGGACAGCGACGTCGTCATTTACTCCAACCCCTTCGACAATTGGGGCGACGAGGGACGGATGTTCTGGATGCTCGAATATTTCGGTCACAAGAAGTTGCGCATCCTCGATGGCGGGTGGGTCAAGTGGGTGAATGAGCGGAGGCCGTTCGAGCATGGGGCCGTCCGCCCAGCCCCCGGCACCTTCACCATCGCACCGGCGGCCTCAACCATCGTCGCCAAGGATGAACTCAAAAAGATCGTTCGTCAGCCGCACCCGAACACCACGATCGTCGATGCCCGAAGCCTTGAGGAATATTTCGGAAAGGAAATCTCCGGCATCCCACGTCCCGGCCATATTCCCGGCGCGGTGAGTGTGGCTTGGAACGGATTCCTGAACCCGGACGCGACCGTCAAGGACCTCCCCCAAATTGCCGCGCAACTCGATCAAAAGGGCGTCAGCCCGAAGAACGAGGTCATCTGCTATTGCACGGGTGGGGTGCGGTCGGCCTGGCTCTACTTCATTTTGCGTCTGGCAGGCTATGAGCATGTGCGCAACTACCCCGGTTCCTGGTGGGAATGGAGCCGAGATTTCGGTTGTCCCGCGGAAAAAGATCTGATTGCGTTGCAGAAACTGTTGGGAATGGAGATGGGATCGATGCCGAAGAGCGCAAGGCCGTCTTGA
- a CDS encoding histone deacetylase: protein MGKTGFIYDPRYLEHDMGSGHPESPNRLRAILQQMERSGTSELVTAIEPRSAADEWVTQVHHPSYVASLRARAPSSGRVPLDADTSMSPGSLPAAYLAAGGALAAVDAVMNGQVEHAFCAVRPPGHHAESDHAMGFCLFNNAAIAARYVQKWHGLSRVLIVDWDVHHGNGTQHSFESDPTVFFFSTHQYPHYPGTGRATEEGKGEGQGFTINVPMEAGEGDEEYRAVFQKVLIPAADSFKPEFVIISAGFDAHRDDPLASMGLTEEGYAELTGIVAGIARRHCQGRLISCLEGGYNLTALGASVDRHIRALLDA from the coding sequence ATGGGAAAGACCGGGTTCATCTACGATCCGCGATACCTGGAACATGACATGGGCTCCGGTCACCCGGAGTCCCCGAATCGGTTGCGTGCGATTCTTCAACAGATGGAGCGCAGCGGGACCAGCGAGCTCGTGACGGCGATCGAACCCCGGTCGGCGGCTGACGAATGGGTCACCCAGGTCCACCATCCGTCATACGTGGCCTCGCTTCGTGCCCGTGCTCCCTCCAGCGGGCGGGTGCCCCTCGATGCCGATACTTCGATGTCACCCGGATCGTTGCCTGCCGCCTACCTTGCCGCCGGAGGTGCGCTAGCGGCGGTCGATGCGGTGATGAATGGCCAGGTCGAGCATGCGTTTTGCGCCGTGCGCCCGCCGGGGCACCATGCCGAGTCCGACCATGCCATGGGCTTCTGCCTCTTCAACAATGCGGCGATTGCCGCGCGGTACGTGCAAAAGTGGCATGGGCTCTCGCGCGTGCTGATCGTCGATTGGGACGTCCACCACGGCAACGGGACTCAGCACAGTTTCGAATCCGACCCCACGGTGTTCTTTTTCAGCACGCATCAATATCCCCATTATCCCGGCACAGGCCGAGCCACGGAGGAAGGTAAGGGCGAAGGGCAGGGTTTTACGATCAACGTTCCCATGGAAGCGGGTGAAGGCGACGAGGAGTATCGCGCGGTGTTCCAGAAGGTCTTGATCCCCGCCGCGGATTCGTTCAAGCCGGAATTCGTGATCATCTCGGCAGGTTTCGATGCCCACCGAGACGATCCCTTGGCGAGCATGGGATTGACTGAAGAGGGCTATGCGGAGTTGACGGGCATCGTGGCAGGCATTGCCCGGCGCCATTGCCAGGGGCGACTGATATCGTGCCTCGAAGGCGGCTATAACCTCACGGCGCTCGGCGCGTCCGTCGACCGGCACATCAGGGCGCTCCTGGACGCATGA
- a CDS encoding tetratricopeptide repeat protein, with protein MANPRIEPLKKVLALDPKDEVAWFGLGKAYMDDKNFDEATAALRQCVAVKPNYSAAFYALAQSLHALTRLDECREVIAQGIAVSTKNGDAMVTKNLEMMRDTLASRS; from the coding sequence ATGGCCAATCCGAGAATAGAACCGCTGAAGAAAGTGCTTGCACTGGACCCGAAGGACGAGGTCGCGTGGTTTGGTTTGGGCAAAGCCTATATGGACGACAAGAATTTCGACGAGGCCACCGCGGCCCTGCGGCAATGCGTGGCCGTCAAGCCGAATTACTCCGCCGCCTTCTACGCGCTCGCCCAATCGCTGCACGCGCTGACACGCCTCGATGAATGCCGTGAGGTCATTGCACAAGGCATTGCCGTGTCGACCAAGAACGGAGATGCCATGGTGACCAAGAACCTGGAAATGATGCGCGACACGCTCGCCTCCCGGTCCTGA